The Quatrionicoccus australiensis nucleotide sequence AGCCCGGCGGCGCGCAAGGCGGCGACTTTCGCAACCCGCGCCTGTACTGCCGGATTTTCCGGCTCGACGGCCAGGGCAAAGCGCAGGTTGGCTTCGGTATATTCGTGCGCGCAGTAAATCAGCGTCGCGTCGGGCAAGGCCGCGATGCGCTCGAGCGAGTCCGCCATCTGGGCCGGCGTGCCTTCGAAGAGGCGACCGCAACCGGCTCCGAACAGGGTGTCGCCGCAGAACAATGCGCCCGGCGCGTAATACGCCAGATGCCCCAGGGTGTGCCCGGGGACGGCCAGCACATCGATCATTTGCCCGAGAATTTCGATGCTTTCACCGCCGCTCAAAGGGCGATTACAGCCTGTGATAGACTCGCTGGCGGGTGCAAAAACCGTGGGCTGCCAGCGCTCGACGAGAGCAGCGACACCGCCCTGGTGATCGGCATGATGATGGGTGATCAGGATCGCCTCCAGCGTCAGCCCGTCGGCTTCGAGCCGGGCCATGACCGGGGCGGCATCGCCCGGGTCGACAACGGCGGCACGCTGCCCGCAAGTCAGCAGCCAGATGTAGTTATCCTTGAATGCGGGAATGAGAGAGACAGAGAACATGCCGGAACTATCGAGCCAGCCGGAACGGATGTCAAATTCCGATCTGCAGCGCTGGCTCGATTCCGCCCAGGGCCGCTACGTGCTGGACTGGGAACAGGCCAGGTTCGACACCGCGGTCGCCGACGTTTTCGGCTTCAATGCGCTGCAGATCGGCCTGCCGCAATTCGACTTCCTGCACAGCAACCGCATCGCCCTGCGCCAGACCGCCGGCCCCTGCAGCGGCGTCGATGTGCGCTGCGACTTCACCGCCCTGCCCTTTACCGCACAAAGCATCGACCTGATCGTCCTGCCGCACGTTCTTGAATTCAGCAGCGACCCGCACCAGATCCTGCGCGAGATCGAACGCGTGCTGATTCCGGAAGGCCAGGTCATCATCACCGGCTTCAATCCGCTCTCGCTCTGGGGCGTCAAGCGCTACCTGAAGCGGCACGGCGATTTCCCGTGGAATGGCAGCTACCTCGCTGCCGCCCGCCTCAAGGACTGGCTGAAACTGCTCGGTTTCGAGGTCGACCGCGGCAGCTTCGGCTGCTACGTGCCGCCGCTCGAACAACAACAATGGCTGCGCCGGCTCTATTTCATGGAAAAGGCCGGCCGGCGCTGGTGGAACTTTTCCGGCGGGGTTTACCTGCTGCGCGCCATCAAGCGCGTGCACGGCATGCGCCTGATCACCCCGAACTGGCGGAAGAAGATG carries:
- the gloB gene encoding hydroxyacylglutathione hydrolase, with protein sequence MFSVSLIPAFKDNYIWLLTCGQRAAVVDPGDAAPVMARLEADGLTLEAILITHHHADHQGGVAALVERWQPTVFAPASESITGCNRPLSGGESIEILGQMIDVLAVPGHTLGHLAYYAPGALFCGDTLFGAGCGRLFEGTPAQMADSLERIAALPDATLIYCAHEYTEANLRFALAVEPENPAVQARVAKVAALRAAGLSSVPSTLAEEKVSNPFLRCSEPTVVAAGLRHAAARGFSASGAVDRSKTAIFAAIRDWRNGF
- a CDS encoding class I SAM-dependent methyltransferase; this translates as MSNSDLQRWLDSAQGRYVLDWEQARFDTAVADVFGFNALQIGLPQFDFLHSNRIALRQTAGPCSGVDVRCDFTALPFTAQSIDLIVLPHVLEFSSDPHQILREIERVLIPEGQVIITGFNPLSLWGVKRYLKRHGDFPWNGSYLAAARLKDWLKLLGFEVDRGSFGCYVPPLEQQQWLRRLYFMEKAGRRWWNFSGGVYLLRAIKRVHGMRLITPNWRKKMVRAKALRPIAQKGCNKETQ